In the genome of Rhizobium rhizogenes, one region contains:
- the fnrN gene encoding transcriptional regulator FnrN: protein MDTLQKTIHNSEEPVVCRSCEARHGGLCSTLTPQQLCDLNRHSSRKKLEAGNELLGQGELVTSYGNILNGVVKLSKMMADGRQQIVGLQFAPDFLGRPFLAESKMTAEAATDVEICLFPRRVVDRMVSEVPDMERKLHNQSLKELDEARDWMLTLGRKSAQEKVASFLYMIATHIDPENDDKSAFDLPLSRADIADFLGLTIETVSRQMTKLRKEGIIRIENNRHITVPDLDALSEAAGND from the coding sequence ATGGACACGCTGCAGAAGACCATCCACAATTCGGAAGAGCCCGTTGTTTGTCGTTCCTGCGAGGCGCGTCACGGCGGTCTTTGCAGCACGCTGACACCACAGCAGCTTTGCGATCTCAACCGCCATTCCAGCCGCAAGAAACTGGAAGCCGGCAATGAGCTGCTTGGCCAGGGTGAACTCGTCACCTCCTATGGCAATATCCTCAATGGCGTGGTGAAGCTCTCCAAGATGATGGCGGACGGCCGCCAGCAGATTGTCGGCCTGCAATTCGCCCCGGATTTTCTTGGCCGGCCGTTCCTGGCCGAAAGCAAGATGACGGCAGAAGCGGCGACCGATGTGGAAATCTGCCTTTTCCCGCGCCGCGTCGTCGACCGCATGGTCTCCGAAGTGCCTGACATGGAACGCAAGCTCCATAACCAGTCCCTGAAAGAACTGGACGAAGCGCGCGACTGGATGCTGACGCTCGGCCGCAAATCGGCGCAGGAAAAGGTTGCCAGCTTCCTTTATATGATCGCCACCCATATCGATCCGGAAAACGACGACAAATCGGCTTTCGATCTGCCGCTGTCCCGTGCCGACATTGCCGATTTTCTTGGCCTCACCATCGAAACGGTGAGCCGGCAAATGACCAAGCTGCGCAAGGAAGGCATCATCCGCATCGAAAACAACCGTCATATCACGGTGCCCGATCTCGATGCGCTGAGCGAAGCCGCCGGCAACGACTGA